Proteins encoded by one window of Ignavibacteriota bacterium:
- a CDS encoding 2-oxoacid:acceptor oxidoreductase subunit alpha: MDKQFIELEAATIRFAGDSGDGMQLSGTQFSDTSAGLGNEVNTFPDYPSEIRAPEGTLYGVSAYQVHFGTFKTNTPGDEIDVLVAMNASSLKVNLKHVKKHGILILNKAGFKDKNLKLAKYDSNPLNDGSLDGFQVFAYDINEAVRMELEGMELPSKIVDRTKNLYALGLAYWLFDRPIEHTEKWLKKKFGKKPEIFEANLKVIRAGYNFGAMNQDMVVRYHIKPAEMDKGIYRNITGNEAVALGLVAAADRSNMPLFLGSYPITPATEILHHISGYKQYGVKHMQMEDEIGGITSAIGAAYGGALAVTTTSGPGLSLKVEAMGLAVILELPLIIVDVQRAGPSTGLPTKPEQSDLYIAMWGRHGEAPMPVLCATSSTDCFDMTLEAARIALKYMTPVILLTDGYLAQGSEAWKIPDINSLPRFEVNFATEPEGFQPYNRNPETLARMWAIPGTPGLEHRIGGLEKENGSGLVSHDPMNHQRMCEIRAEKVARIVDDIPLAEVDGPESGDLLVISWGSTHGAIKNALKSLRDKGKTVSHVSLRYINPLPKNIEEILGRFERILLPEMNLGQMKTLLQAKFMKPIIGYNKIQGNTFTAKEIEFKIEELLSVEVI, translated from the coding sequence ATGGACAAACAATTCATAGAATTAGAAGCTGCAACAATACGATTTGCAGGCGATTCCGGTGACGGTATGCAGCTCTCCGGAACACAATTTTCCGATACGTCGGCAGGGCTTGGTAATGAAGTCAACACATTCCCTGACTATCCATCCGAAATTCGAGCACCGGAAGGTACACTTTACGGAGTGAGCGCCTATCAGGTGCATTTCGGTACATTTAAAACAAATACTCCCGGAGATGAAATTGATGTGCTGGTTGCCATGAATGCATCATCTCTGAAAGTAAATTTAAAGCATGTCAAAAAGCATGGAATTTTGATTCTTAACAAAGCAGGTTTCAAAGATAAAAATCTTAAACTTGCCAAGTACGATTCAAATCCTCTTAATGATGGTTCGCTTGATGGTTTTCAGGTCTTTGCTTATGACATTAACGAAGCGGTTAGAATGGAACTTGAAGGTATGGAACTGCCTTCAAAAATTGTTGACAGAACAAAAAATCTCTATGCTTTAGGTCTTGCTTATTGGTTATTTGACCGTCCAATAGAGCATACAGAAAAATGGTTAAAGAAAAAATTTGGCAAAAAACCTGAAATTTTCGAAGCAAATCTTAAGGTTATCAGAGCCGGATATAATTTCGGAGCTATGAATCAGGATATGGTCGTCAGATATCATATCAAACCTGCTGAAATGGACAAAGGTATTTACAGAAATATTACCGGCAATGAAGCTGTTGCTCTTGGCTTAGTCGCAGCGGCTGATCGCTCAAATATGCCTCTTTTCCTTGGTTCTTATCCAATTACTCCTGCAACTGAAATTTTACATCATATTTCCGGCTATAAGCAATACGGTGTGAAACACATGCAGATGGAAGATGAAATTGGTGGTATTACCTCTGCCATTGGTGCAGCTTATGGCGGTGCTTTAGCTGTAACAACAACAAGTGGACCCGGATTGTCTCTAAAAGTCGAAGCTATGGGCTTGGCTGTAATTCTCGAACTCCCATTAATTATTGTAGATGTTCAGAGAGCAGGTCCAAGTACAGGACTACCAACAAAGCCTGAGCAATCTGACCTTTATATTGCTATGTGGGGTCGCCATGGTGAAGCACCTATGCCGGTTTTGTGCGCCACAAGTTCTACTGACTGTTTTGATATGACTCTTGAAGCGGCAAGAATAGCACTGAAATATATGACACCTGTAATATTGCTGACTGACGGTTATCTTGCTCAAGGCTCTGAGGCATGGAAAATTCCCGACATTAATTCTCTTCCAAGATTTGAAGTGAATTTTGCTACTGAACCTGAGGGATTCCAGCCTTATAACCGTAATCCTGAAACACTCGCAAGAATGTGGGCTATTCCGGGTACTCCTGGCTTGGAACACCGTATTGGTGGCTTGGAAAAAGAAAACGGCTCGGGACTGGTTAGTCATGACCCTATGAATCACCAAAGAATGTGTGAAATCAGAGCTGAAAAAGTTGCTCGAATTGTTGATGACATTCCACTTGCTGAAGTTGATGGTCCTGAATCAGGTGATTTACTTGTAATTAGCTGGGGAAGTACTCACGGAGCTATCAAGAATGCTCTGAAGTCACTAAGAGATAAAGGAAAAACTGTATCGCACGTTAGCTTGAGATACATTAATCCTCTTCCAAAAAATATTGAAGAAATTTTAGGCAGATTCGAAAGAATTTTACTTCCGGAAATGAATCTTGGTCAAATGAAAACGCTTCTGCAAGCTAAATTCATGAAACCAATTATCGGTTATAACAAGATTCAGGGCAACACATTTACAGCCAAAGAAATTGAATTTAAAATTGAAGAATTATTATCGGTAGAGGTGATTTAA
- a CDS encoding dihydroorotate dehydrogenase-like protein encodes MDLTTKYMGMTLKSPLVVSASPLSKNLDGIKRIEDSGASAFVMYSVFEEQIEHEQKELHYFSTVGTDSFAESLSYFPQVEEFNLGPDQYLELIRSAKDSVDIPVIASINGKTVGGWTDFAKQMQQAGADGIELNIYNIPTSMDLSSQDLENNYIEILKAVKSAVTIPVALKVSPFFTNFAHTAKKFDEAGADALVLFNRFYQPDINLEELEVEPHIILSNPTDLRLPMRWIAILKGKLFADLAATSGIHYGEDVIKMLLVGANVTMLCSTLLRYGVDYVKDIQEEVIEWMTEHEYESVMQLQGSMSQMNVADPSSFERAQYMKALNNYVLNY; translated from the coding sequence ATGGATTTGACAACAAAATACATGGGTATGACTCTTAAGTCTCCTTTGGTCGTATCCGCAAGCCCGCTCTCGAAAAATCTGGACGGTATAAAACGTATTGAAGATTCAGGTGCTTCTGCATTTGTGATGTATTCAGTATTTGAAGAACAAATTGAACACGAACAAAAAGAACTGCACTATTTTTCAACAGTCGGAACTGATTCTTTTGCTGAATCACTGAGCTATTTCCCTCAGGTAGAAGAATTTAACTTAGGTCCCGACCAATATCTTGAGCTGATTCGTTCAGCTAAAGACAGCGTTGATATACCTGTGATTGCAAGTATAAATGGTAAGACCGTAGGAGGTTGGACTGATTTTGCAAAGCAAATGCAACAAGCTGGTGCAGATGGCATCGAGCTTAATATTTATAATATTCCAACTTCTATGGACCTGAGTTCACAAGATTTGGAAAATAACTATATTGAAATTCTGAAAGCAGTTAAAAGTGCAGTAACTATACCGGTTGCACTTAAGGTCAGTCCTTTCTTTACAAATTTCGCACACACAGCTAAGAAATTTGACGAAGCCGGAGCTGATGCACTTGTGCTTTTCAATAGATTTTATCAGCCTGATATCAATCTTGAAGAATTGGAAGTCGAGCCTCATATTATATTGAGCAACCCTACTGATTTAAGATTGCCTATGCGCTGGATTGCTATTCTTAAAGGCAAACTATTTGCTGATTTGGCTGCTACTTCCGGCATTCATTATGGTGAAGATGTAATCAAGATGCTGCTTGTAGGTGCTAATGTAACGATGCTTTGCTCAACACTTCTTCGATATGGTGTTGATTACGTGAAAGACATTCAAGAGGAAGTTATTGAATGGATGACTGAACACGAATATGAATCAGTAATGCAGCTTCAGGGAAGTATGAGCCAGATGAATGTGGCTGACCCAAGTTCTTTCGAAAGAGCTCAGTATATGAAAGCTCTTAATAATTATGTACTTAATTATTAG